A segment of the Salminus brasiliensis chromosome 1, fSalBra1.hap2, whole genome shotgun sequence genome:
NNNNNNNNNNNNNNNNNNNNNNNNNNNNNNNNNNNNNNNNNNNNNNNNNNNNNNNNNNNNNNNNNNNNNNNNNNNNNNNNNNNNNNNNNNNNNNNNNNNNNNNNNNNNNNNNNNNNNNNNNNNNNNNNNNNNNNNNNNNNNNNNNNNNNNNNNNNNNNNNNNNNNNNNNNNNNNNNNNNNNNNNNNNNNNNNNNNNNNNNNNNNNNNNNNNNNNNNNNNNNNNNNNNNNNNNNNNNNNNNNNNNNNNNNNNNNNNNNNNNNNNNNNNNNNNNNNNNNNNNNNNNNNNNNNNNNNNNNNNNNNNNNNNNNNNNNNNNNNNNNNNNNNNNNNNNNNNNNNNNNNNNNNNNNNNNNNNNNNNNNNNNNNNNNNNNNNNNNNNNNNNNNNNNNNNNNNNNNNNNNNNNNNNNNNNNNNNNNNNNNNNNNNNNNNNNNNNNNNNNNNNNNNNNNNNNNNNNNNNNNNNNNNNNNNNNNNNNNNNNNNNNNNNNNNNNNNNNNNNNNNNNNNNNNNNNNNNNNNNNNNNNNNNNNNNNNNNNNNNNNNNNNNNNNNNNNNNNNNNNNNNNNNNNNNNNNTGGCATCAAGAGACGAGACTGTACTATAACTGGATGGTGTGGTAAGAGCACAGAGAACACTGTGTAATAACACAGCTGCATCTTGCATTTTGCTCTGTACTTTAGGATGTATCTGCTCAAGCGTTTGGTGCTGATTATTTCCttaataatacactgtatggacaaaagtattgggacattgcgTTTTGATTgttgtattaatatatataagtatatcctgcttttgttggagtaactgtctctactgttcagagaagaagactttcgactagactttggagaagcactgctgtgcaggtttgatttttaatgaattcaGCATTAGACAATAGTatcagtgaagtcaggatgttggatgaccaccaccccaatGCATCCCCAGCTCCTCCACTCATCCCAcaatccatcaatccagagatcacagttgcactgcttcacagctcaatgttggggggctttgtacccctctagcccactcctggcattaggcagcttgATGTCTATAGGCATGGTGCCTATTCTTAgtaagggactagacaagctgtgtgtgtgtgtgtgcatttgcacatctgaatCAGCaataacttaaagtagctaaatgcatttgttagaaggggtgtccacaagtatcTGGACACAgagtgtttaaaaatgaattggCCAGCAAATATTGTCATTTTATAAGTTTTTCACAGAAAAATGCTTCTGTaaaggaaccctttgtagcacctttattgttaagATTGTTAATACTTGAGCCGTTTTGGTTCTAGAAACCATTTATAACGGGTTTTCCATTATAGTAAAGAACCCATTAACCAGgcagagaaccatttaaactTCCAAAGGGTTCTTCTAGTTCTGTATAGGactactgcctttactaaaaaaTGCTTGAAGACCACTTGTGTACCAGCGCACCTGAAGGAATGTGTTAATGAGTAATTCATTACTTACTTACACCCTGTTTCATGTTTTAATGTTCTAGATCAGGCGCCTGAGGCAGGTTCTGAGGCAGAGGCGGAGGCTACGTCCTCTGGTGACGGTCAGACAGAGCCGCGGAGCGTCCATCCGCCCAGAGGGAGTGTCGCAGTGAAACCTGACACAGGCATCAGTCGGCGAGTCAGCCTCAGACCCAGCAAGAAGAAAGACCTTGGAGCGCTGGGTACATCCCGTGATTCTCAACTGCATCAAACAAACGCTTTTAGAAGGGTCAGCATAGATgagtgcactatatggacaaatgacCATATTTGTGTTGCAAATATGCAAAGATGattattatcaatattattatGTTATCTGCTAAAAAATTTAGGTGTTGATTTAAAAGTTTATTCAcatattctgtgattaattattaggattaatcacaagttaaaatgctagctagcatgttACATTTTCGGGTGGGGGAACAAGTAAATGTGTCTAGAGGAATCTACcatctgagctcaacagtagcgaccctgtgtttacatcgctaaATAAATCCGATAATGcgtcactaggctctgtaaagagagagacctaCGGGAGGcagttggggccaaacttgtTAAGATGATTCATTTGCATTAAAAAAGGTTAAGGTGTTaaagtttgcagattaattgtatgTGTTAATGTATCAATGTTGACTGCACTATTTCAAAAAATTTAACAGTAGATTCAGAACTGTGCCAgacatgtttaaagctgtaatttGTTCACGGTAAAATCAGCCTTCTACTACAAAGACCAATATAACAATAATGACTAATTAACCCAATTTTGCACAGCCCTAGTTTATGTATATACAACTGTGCGGGTCCTACAGTGGAAAACCGCATTCATCTTGGAATAGTGTCGCACCCAAGGTTACTGTACAAAAGTGAAATGTGAAAAGCCCTTCAAGGCTGTGGATCAATGCAACGGccactttgggagaatatggaagcaagCGAGTATCCTTGGAAGGCTAATAGCTAACCCtaggaaaaggaaaagggctGTCAAAGGAATCTGTGCAAAGCTGCAGCAATAACACAAAGGAATAAAAAATATacagtgttcttgttacagtgctaaaaacaaagctaagtGATGCTGTGCTACACTACATGCCTCCTGTGAGCTGTCGCAgtgacataaaccagccaatctgAGCAGAGCTCATCAGGTTCTCTATAAATTTATGAATCCACCACAAAAAGGAAAacattgtgttttattctgaggcagagtaacagggtggtaaataggtgtgtaaaaccacatctgagcatgtTTACTATTTTTTTCCAGATCTGTTATtgctaattaacccaccccttcgtagctcccccagcactagcaatgctcccgatgCTAGGAGGGTAACACAggcttaacacgtctcctctgatacacagCCACAGCCTCTTTCCAGACTTTTCGAAAAGCATCACCTGGCAGCAGACATGATTGGAGGAAAGTGTAGGGTCCCCAGCTTCAGCGCTTTAACAGCTAACGGACActtgtgccggccaacatcgctatAAGAGTGACGAGGGGAGTGACAAAACCAGTTGTGATTACTCGGACTCCGGCTGGATTCGAACTTGTGACCCCTGAGCCATAGCGGTAGCGCATTAGGATGGCTGAGCCACTCAAAGCCCCAGTCTTCtttacttttaatggaagtcaaagaCATTAATCCAGATCaccttggagcatttctattggtccattcattgttgAAGTACAGAGATATGATGCTTTTGCATGCTCACATTGTAAATACGGCAGTTTTTTCTGTGTTCTTCACTGTACTGTGAAATTGACTGACTCTAAATTACTGCTATTCGTTCTCTTTGTTTCAGGCTATGCACTCGGAGCCATCCTCATGGCAGTCATTGTACTGTTAGGCTCTGGAATAACTATCGGCTATGTCTACAGAAAGTAAGTAAAAACAAATCTCTTA
Coding sequences within it:
- the LOC140537836 gene encoding phosphoinositide-3-kinase-interacting protein 1-like, with protein sequence MNLDTNQHPVRAQWLHVPGSARRRDCTITGWCDQAPEAGSEAEAEATSSGDGQTEPRSVHPPRGSVAVKPDTGISRRVSLRPSKKKDLGALGYALGAILMAVIVLLGSGITIGYVYRKGVKLRTQHEQRAYEQEMHRINLPLSAFTNPACDLSDEQPASASVRQAGEKPAEIQMNTFKTDKENGLEKEG